A single region of the Sorghum bicolor cultivar BTx623 chromosome 7, Sorghum_bicolor_NCBIv3, whole genome shotgun sequence genome encodes:
- the LOC8060918 gene encoding phospholipase A1 EG1, chloroplastic/mitochondrial: MAATAKLAVARGGTPTTTTRRHRVSTALAVSSATPITVSLSGLQQHKQQEQAAAPSSTEAPPPAAGSSVRANKAMATPPPPPPPLACMWQELQGAGDDWRALVEPLHPLLRAEIVRYAELVAACYRTFDLDPRSKRYLNCKHGKQQMLQAAAAAGMHGAAGYAVTKYIYAAPAAVAFGRRRRSCSSKGRWIGYVAVASDGEAARLGRRDIVVSFRGTVTGSEWLANFMSTLAPARFDPADPRPDVRVESGFLSLYSSDDAFGKFTAGSCRNQVLSEISSLVAKHKGEEMSITLAGHSMGSSLALLLGYDLAELGLNSYPNRSSSTTTTIPITVYSFAGPRVGNLEFKNRCDELGVKVIRVVNVNDPVTKMPGVLFNEGARVLAGRYELPWSKACYVHVGVEVALDFFEAGDIAYAHDLQAYIDQLILIKCTDDDDVTVAVVGSDDDSIMDEEEGGGGVSGGRVVASVFESWRWQMAAIRAGEFMQALGI, translated from the coding sequence ATGGCTGCCACTGCGAAGCTCGCCGTGGCGCGGGGCGGcacaccgacgacgacgacgcgtcGTCATCGAGTGTCCACAGCCCTAGCGGTGTCTTCCGCCACGCCGATCACCGTCAGCCTCAGCGGCCTACAACAACACAAGCAGCAAGAGCAGGCCGCAGCGCCGTCGTCCACGGAAGCACCACCACCCGCCGCAGGTAGCAGTGTCCGCGCCAATAAAGCCATGgctacgccgccgccgccgccgccgccgctggcgtGCATGTGGCAGGAGCTGCAAGGCGCTGGCGATGACTGGCGAGCCCTGGTGGAGCCTCTCCATCCGCTGCTCCGTGCAGAGATCGTCCGCTACGCGGAGCTGGTGGCGGCGTGCTACAGGACGTTCGACCTAGACCCACGTTCCAAGCGGTATCTCAACTGCAAGCACGGCAAGCAGCAGATGCTgcaggccgcggcggcggcggggatgcACGGCGCCGCCGGGTACGCCGTCACCAAGTACATCTACGCGGCACCCGCCGCCGTCGCCTTCGGCCGACGACGGCGATCCTGCAGCAGCAAGGGCCGGTGGATCGGCTACGTCGCCGTCGCGTCGGACGGGGAAGCGGCTCGTCTCGGCCGCCGCGACATCGTCGTCTCCTTCCGCGGGACGGTGACAGGATCGGAGTGGCTTGCCAACTTCATGAGCACGCTGGCGCCTGCGCGCTTCGACCCTGCCGACCCGCGCCCGGACGTGAGAGTCGAGTCCGGGTTCCTCTCCCTCTACAGCTCCGACGACGCGTTCGGGAAGTTCACCGCCGGCAGCTGCCGGAACCAGGTCCTTTCCGAGATATCCAGCCTTGTTGCCAAGCACAAGGGCGAGGAGATGAGTATCACACTCGCCGGACACAGCATGGGAAGCTCCCTCGCCCTCCTCCTCGGCTACGACCTCGCCGAGCTCGGCCTGAATTCTTACCCTAATCGATCctcctcgacgacgacgacgatcccCATCACAGTCTACTCCTTTGCCGGTCCGCGGGTGGGAAACCTAGAGTTCAAGAACCGATGCGACGAGCTGGGAGTGAAGGTGATACGGGTGGTGAACGTGAACGACCCAGTGACCAAGATGCCCGGGGTCCTCTTCAACGAGGGCGCTAGGGTTCTAGCAGGACGGTACGAGTTGCCATGGAGCAAGGCCTGTTATGTGCACGTCGGCGTAGAGGTAGCCCTCGACTTCTTCGAGGCTGGTGACATAGCTTACGCGCACGACCTGCAGGCCTACATTGATCAGCTTATTCTGATCAAGtgcaccgacgacgacgatgtcACTGTTGCTGTTGTTGGATCCGACGACGACTCGATaatggatgaagaagaaggaggaggaggtgtgAGCGGCGGCAGGGTTGTCGCATCCGTGTTCGAATCGTGGAGGTGGCAAATGGCTGCGATACGCGCTGGTGAGTTCATGCAAGCGCTTGGGATCTGA
- the LOC8060578 gene encoding PP2A regulatory subunit TAP46 isoform X1 — protein MRSVLSEKTSYRSWRGSSHLVISNNRSVLGILFRQKTSFYKLILRTIINCDNIKEFIALCEVLELIPEDELELSRQKQPDTMANRRAQKVARFKRQKAAETKLQEIRERKERRGRSLRAAALSAPIEAGEEDDLEDDGEEEREAWLATISLALCKAFDLLDMLKKEEEMLLAVKERKAKVWYDHLAVVLPLRDATLETSSGVNILFVLTSSARTYTYLHGKLFQWLLIKQYTG, from the exons ATGAGGAGTGTTTTAAGTGAGAAGACGTCATATAGGTCCTGGCGGGGGTCATCACATCTTGTTATCTCCAATAATAGAAGTGTGTTAG GGATTTTGTTTCGACAAAAAACTTCATTTTATAAGCTAATTTTGAGGACTATCATCAACTGCGACAACATCAAG GAGTTCATTGCTCTATGTGAAGTACTAGAGCTTATTCCAGAGGATGAGCTAGAATTGTCTAGGCAGAAGCAGCCTGATACTATGGCAAACAGGAGAGCACAGAAG GTTGCCAGGTTCAAACGTCAAAAGGCTGCAGAAACGAAGCTCCAAGAGAtcagagagagaaaagaaaggcGTGGACGCTCATTGAGAGCAGCTGCTTTATCTGCCCCAATTGAAGCTGGAGAGGAAGATGACCTGGAGGATGATGGAGAGGAAGAAAGAGAG GCTTGGTTAGCTACCATCTCATTGGCTCTCTGCAAG GCGTTTGATCTTCTCGACATGCtaaagaaggaagaagaaatgCTTCTAGCTGTAAAGGAAAGGAAGGCAAAG GTTTGGTATGACCACCTAGCAGTGGTACTACCTCTCAGAGATGCAACTCTAGAAACCAGTTCAGGAGTCAATATCCTTTTTGTGTTGACCAGTTCAGCAAGGACTTATACATATTTGCATGGAAAACTATTTCAATGGTTACTG ATTAAGCAATATACTGGTTGA